One region of Anoplopoma fimbria isolate UVic2021 breed Golden Eagle Sablefish chromosome 10, Afim_UVic_2022, whole genome shotgun sequence genomic DNA includes:
- the tmem170b gene encoding transmembrane protein 170B — protein sequence MPSSKAKYNYSIKRGANPGGGGGNMTTNRDYSVNLSVQQVLSLWVQGTTLQHFAEMWYWVFLWCLFSSLFVHGAVGLLMLVMLQRHKRGRLITLVLVSVGFLASLSGGVITSAAVAGVYRVAGKDMAPLEALVLGVGQTALSVIISFSRVLATL from the exons ATGCCTTCGTCTAAAGCCAAGTACAACTATTCGATAAAGAGGGGCGCGAACCCGGGCGGCGGCGGCGGAAACATGACAACGAACAGGGATTATTCCGTTAATCTGTCGGTGCAGCAAGTGCTGAGCCTTTGGGTGCAAGGCACGACGCTGCAGCACTTCGCAG AGATGTGGTACTGGGTGTTCCTGTGGTGTCTCTTCTCCTCGCTCTTCGTCCACGGGGCGGTGGGGCTGCTCATGTTGGTCATGCTGCAGCGCCACAAGAGGGGCCGCCTCATCACCCTGGTGCTGGTCAGCGTCGGTTTCCTGGCCTCCCTCTCCGGAGGCGTCATCACCA GCGCGGCGGTGGCGGGGGTGTACCGCGTGGCAGGGAAGGACATGGCTCCGCTGGAGGCCCTGGTGTTGGGCGTGGGCCAGACCGCCCTCTCCGTCATCATATCCTTCTCGCGCGTCCTCGCCACTCTGTGA